From a single Raphanus sativus cultivar WK10039 chromosome 3, ASM80110v3, whole genome shotgun sequence genomic region:
- the LOC130509882 gene encoding cyclin-U4-1-like: protein MSELENPGVMQKLIAFLSALLERVAESNDLTRRVTTQSQSDSVFHGLSRPSITIQSYLERIFKYANCSSSCFVVAYVYLDRFTHRSIPSLPINSFNVHRLLITSVMVAAKFLDDLYYNNAYYAKVGGISTKEMNLLELDFLFGLGFDLNVTPNTFHAYFSYLQKEMTLLQPLSLVVVPPRSVITFNDDEATHQKQQQLAV from the exons ATGTCTGAGCTTGAGAATCCAGGAGTAATGCAGAAGCTCATAGCCTTCTTATCGGCGTTGCTAGAACGAGTTGCCGAGTCAAATGATCTCACCCGGCGAGTCACGACTCAGTCACAGAGTGATTCCGTGTTCCATGGACTGAGTCGACCTTCCATAACGATTCAGAGCTATCTAGAGAGGATTTTCAAATACGCGAACTGTAGCTCTTCTTGCTTCGTTGTTGCTTATGTTTATCTCGACCGTTTCACTCACAGATCAATTCCTTCGCTACCGATCAATTCCTTTAACGTTCATCGTCTCCTCATTACCAGTGTCATGGTCGCTGCTAAATTCCTCGATGATCT GTACTACAACAATGCGTATTATGCGAAAGTGGGAGGTATAAGCACGAAAGAGATGAATCTTCTGGAGCTAGATTTCTTATTCGGGTTAGGTTTTGATTTAAACGTGACGCCAAACACGTTCCACGCTTACTTCTCTTATCTTCAAAAGGAAATGACTCTGCTTCAACCTCTCTCCCTCGTTGTTGTCCCACCAAGATCAGTCATTACCTTCAACGACGATGAAGCTACTCAtcagaaacaacaacaacttgCTGTCTGA
- the LOC108848054 gene encoding trihelix transcription factor ASIL2-like produces MSDPDSPLEQDPIQDPLPARNQSSPPQPDDSVTDLKIASSTPASASKNSRRLPPPCWSLEETTALIDGYRDKWHALNRGNLKANHWEEVAEAVAGNCPDVTPRKTAVQCRHKMEKLRKRYRTEIQRARSVPVARFVSSWVHFKRMEAMEDRPGSKPGGGEEERDEVYGGGGSVGRTRAMFFNRNGTAGGSSSSGGGIRIRIPTGVSIAQPGPRFPGKIDPKYTASGSSRLGRVGAGSSYGARGVRIEGGGGKRGREMMMSTEEEEEEEEEREETDDPMVEIASAIKQLGDTLLRTEERKTEMTREIEAMRMDMEMKRTKMILESQQRIVEAFAKTMSENLEEKKKKSRRVSSLPNDS; encoded by the coding sequence ATGTCGGATCCCGATTCTCCGTTAGAACAAGATCCGATCCAGGATCCGTTACCCGCGCGTAACCAATCGTCTCCGCCGCAACCAGACGATTCCGTTACAGATCTGAAAATCGCCTCCTCCACACCCGCGTCGGCGTCCAAGAACTCGAGGCGGTTGCCTCCGCCGTGCTGGTCTCTGGAGGAGACGACCGCGCTCATCGACGGCTACCGAGACAAATGGCACGCTCTCAACCGCGGGAACCTCAAGGCGAACCACTGGGAGGAAGTCGCGGAAGCGGTGGCCGGCAATTGCCCCGACGTGACGCCGAGGAAAACCGCCGTTCAGTGCCGGCACAAGATGGAGAAGCTGAGGAAGAGGTACCGCACGGAGATCCAGAGGGCGAGATCCGTGCCGGTGGCGAGGTTCGTATCGTCTTGGGTCCATTTCAAGCGAATGGAAGCCATGGAGGATCGGCCGGGGAGCAAGCCCGGCGGTGGAGAGGAGGAAAGAGACGAAGTTTATGGAGGAGGAGGTTCTGTCGGAAGGACAAGGGCGATGTTTTTTAATAGGAATGGTACCGCCGGAGGGAGTAGCAGCAGCGGTGGTGGGATCAGGATTCGGATACCGACGGGAGTGAGTATAGCGCAGCCGGGACCGAGGTTTCCCGGTAAGATCGATCCGAAATACACGGCGAGTGGAAGTTCGAGACTTGGTCGTGTCGGAGCAGGATCCAGTTATGGAGCTAGGGGTGTGAGAattgaaggaggaggaggaaaacGTGGGAGGGAGATGATGATGAGtacagaggaggaggaggaggaggaggaggagagggagGAGACTGATGATCCAATGGTGGAGATAGCGAGTGCGATCAAGCAACTTGGAGATACGTTGTTGAGAACAGAGGAGAGGAAAACGGAGATGACGAGAGAGATCGAAGCGATGAGGATGGATATGGAGATGAAGAGGACAAAGATGATATTGGAATCTCAACAACGAATTGTTGAGGCTTTTGCTAAAACCATGTCTGAAAAtttggaggagaagaagaagaaatcaagaaGAGTTTCTTCCTTACCCAACGACTCTTGA
- the LOC130508991 gene encoding putative casein kinase II subunit beta-4 isoform X2, with translation MYKDRSGGIMGSGGSSRTDLLSGGAIDRKRINEALDKHLKKTSTSKGEDSNPPSTSTGTAKSHLPDQSETDNSEEGSDVSGSEGGGDDDDTSWISWFCNLRGNEFFCQVDEDYVEDDFNLCGLSAQVPYYDYALDLILDVESSNSDMFTEEQNELVESAAEMLYGLIHVRYILTTKGMAAMLEKYKNCDFGRCPRVFCSGQSCLPVGQSDTPRSRTVKIYCPKCEDVYYPRSKYQDIDGAYFGTTFPHLFLMAYGNLKPQKPTQSYVPKIFGFKVHKQQ, from the exons ATGTACAAAGATCGAAGCGGAGGCATAATGGGCAGTGGTGGTTCATCGAGAACGGACCTCCTCAGCGGAGGAGCTATTGATCGGAAACGGATCAACGAAGCCTTAGACAAACATCTCAAGAAAACTTCCACTTCTAAAGGCGAAGACTCAAACCCTCCTTCAACCTCCACAGGCACAGCTAAATCTCACCTTCCAGATCAATCTGAAACCGATAACAGCGAAGAAGGATCCGACGTGAGTGGCTCGGaaggtggtggtgatgatgatgacacGTCGTGGATCTCGTGGTTCTGTAACTTGAGAGGGAACGAGTTTTTCTGTCAAGTGGATGAAGATTATGTGGAGGATGATTTTAATCTCTGTGGGTTGAGTGCTCAAGTTCCTTACTATGACTATGCACTTGATCTTATCTTAGATGTTGAATCATCAAACA GTGATATGTTTACTGAAGAACAGAATGAGCTGGTGGAATCAGCTGCTGAGATGTTGTATGGTCTTATTCATGTTCGTTACATTCTCACTACTAAAGGAATGGCTGCTATG TTGGAGAAGTACAAGAACTGTGATTTTGGAAGGTGTCCGAGAGTGTTCTGCAGCGGGCAGTCTTGTCTTCCGGTTGGGCAATCTGATACACCGAGGTCGCGTACGGTGAAGATATACTGCCCAAAATGCGAGGATGTTTACTACCCCCGATCTAAATACCAAG ACATTGATGGAGCTTACTTTGGGACTACTTTCCCACATTTGTTTCTCATGGCTTATGGGAACCTGAAACCTCAGAAGCCCACTCAAAGCTATGTTCCTAAAATCTTTGGATTTAAGGTGCACAAGCAGCAATGA
- the LOC130508991 gene encoding putative casein kinase II subunit beta-4 isoform X1 has product MYKDRSGGIMGSGGSSRTDLLSGGAIDRKRINEALDKHLKKTSTSKGEDSNPPSTSTGTAKSHLPDQSETDNSEEGSDVSGSEGGGDDDDTSWISWFCNLRGNEFFCQVDEDYVEDDFNLCGLSAQVPYYDYALDLILDVESSNSDMFTEEQNELVESAAEMLYGLIHVRYILTTKGMAAMLEKYKNCDFGRCPRVFCSGQSCLPVGQSDTPRSRTVKIYCPKCEDVYYPRSKYQGNIDGAYFGTTFPHLFLMAYGNLKPQKPTQSYVPKIFGFKVHKQQ; this is encoded by the exons ATGTACAAAGATCGAAGCGGAGGCATAATGGGCAGTGGTGGTTCATCGAGAACGGACCTCCTCAGCGGAGGAGCTATTGATCGGAAACGGATCAACGAAGCCTTAGACAAACATCTCAAGAAAACTTCCACTTCTAAAGGCGAAGACTCAAACCCTCCTTCAACCTCCACAGGCACAGCTAAATCTCACCTTCCAGATCAATCTGAAACCGATAACAGCGAAGAAGGATCCGACGTGAGTGGCTCGGaaggtggtggtgatgatgatgacacGTCGTGGATCTCGTGGTTCTGTAACTTGAGAGGGAACGAGTTTTTCTGTCAAGTGGATGAAGATTATGTGGAGGATGATTTTAATCTCTGTGGGTTGAGTGCTCAAGTTCCTTACTATGACTATGCACTTGATCTTATCTTAGATGTTGAATCATCAAACA GTGATATGTTTACTGAAGAACAGAATGAGCTGGTGGAATCAGCTGCTGAGATGTTGTATGGTCTTATTCATGTTCGTTACATTCTCACTACTAAAGGAATGGCTGCTATG TTGGAGAAGTACAAGAACTGTGATTTTGGAAGGTGTCCGAGAGTGTTCTGCAGCGGGCAGTCTTGTCTTCCGGTTGGGCAATCTGATACACCGAGGTCGCGTACGGTGAAGATATACTGCCCAAAATGCGAGGATGTTTACTACCCCCGATCTAAATACCAAGGCA ACATTGATGGAGCTTACTTTGGGACTACTTTCCCACATTTGTTTCTCATGGCTTATGGGAACCTGAAACCTCAGAAGCCCACTCAAAGCTATGTTCCTAAAATCTTTGGATTTAAGGTGCACAAGCAGCAATGA
- the LOC130509620 gene encoding FCS-Like Zinc finger 3-like produces MASYYSAFFGSEEPHFLESCSLCSKHLGLNSDIFMYRGDTAFCSIECREEQIESDEAKERSWKLSARSLRKKSSEAAKDSAAGKTVRTGTLVVA; encoded by the exons ATGGCTTCGTATTACTCTGCGTTTTTCGGCAGTGAAGAGCCACACTTTTTGGAATCATGCTCTCTTTGCAGTAAACACCTTGGTCTTAACTCCGACATCTTCATGTACAG AGGAGACACAGCGTTTTGTAGCATAGAGTGTAGAGAAGAACAGATTGAATCTGATGAAGCCAAGGAGAGAAGCTGGAAACTTTCTGCTAGATCTCTCCGTAAAAAATCTTCTGAAGCTGCAAAAGATTCAGCCGCCGGAAAAACCGTTCGGACAGGAACACTCGTGGTCGCctag
- the LOC108844563 gene encoding protein TRIGALACTOSYLDIACYLGLYCEROL 4, chloroplastic gives MANLNSAIDSVFWDQNVSSPQTLEGTARYVPGEPFPVDGARASRSHRIQQLSLLREGFPLGIIPAFAPSSDKRLGSFSLNSLLLSPSSSNWWVGLVGQFKPRKLFADIKANINKAEEWDLKLFKDTTKHIVDKSLYSLGLWTQIALGSSSSLLLSAERHGDKDGLRKKLMFIHPLEKHDLTVEAAWPDLFLDHKGRFWDVPESLNFDVSSLAPESGLQYRFGVHKSKGDPHPVNAAGESYGGGDAPASLMPGLCAKAAVSYKAKKNLWKPKEEEDNNTEEEDDDAPVFLPYDIRLKEPHAAVSGILGSSLAAWVTGGGKKRSPMSADVFGSACCTFQKGRFSKLYGDLTRVDARVDVSSASALAKRIFDAVRRSSGSDKTDDTLGSPRLSLIFQQQVAGPIVFKVDSQFQLGKYGAEIEDLIYSLNYSLRLLESGKVVAWYSPKRKEGMVELRVFEF, from the exons ATGGCGAACCTCAACTCCGCAATTGACTCAGTCTTCTGGGACCAGAACGTTTCTTCACCCCAAACCCTCGAAGGAACTGCTCGTTACGTTCCCGGTGAACCATTTCCCGTGGACGGTGCACGAGCAAGCCGCTCTCACCGGATTCAACAGCTCTCTCTTCTCCGAGAAGGCTTTCCTCTCGGAATCATCCCTGCTTTTGCTCCTTCTTCCGACAAGAGACTCGGCTCTTTCTCCCTCAACTCCCTCTTGCTCAGCCCTTCCTCTTCCAACTG GTGGGTAGGATTGGTTGGACAGTTCAAACCAAGGAAGCTCTTTGCTGATATCAAAGCAAATATCAACAAGGCAGAGGAATGGGATCTCAAGCTTTTCAAAGACACAACAAAACACATTGTAGACAAATCTCTCTACTCGCTTGGTTTATGGACTCAGATTGCGTTAggctcttcttcctctctcttgCTGAGCGCTGAACGGCATGGAGATAAAGACGGACTCAGAAAGAAGTTGATGTTTATTCATCCG CTTGAGAAACATGACCTCACTGTGGAAGCAGCTTGGCCGGACTTGTTTTTGGACCATAAAGGACGCTTCTGGGATGTTCCTGAGTCATTAAACTTTGATGTCTCCTCGCTTGCTCCAGAGTCCGGTCTTCAATACCGTTTTGGTGTACACAAAAGCAAGGGTGATCCTCACCCTGTGAATGCTGCTGGTGAGAGTTATGGTGGAGGTGATGCTCCTGCTTCTTTGATGCCTGGTTTATGCGCCAAGGCTGCAGTTTCATACAAGGCTAAGAAAAACTTGTGGAAGCccaaagaggaagaagacaacaacaccgaagaagaagatgatgatgcaCCTGTTTTTCTACCTTACGATATAAGGCTAAAGGAGCCTCATGCAGCAGTTTCGGGGATACTAGGTAGCAGCTTGGCAGCTTGGGTTACAGGCGGAGGCAAGAAGCGGAGTCCGATGAGCGCAGATGTGTTTGGTTCTGCTTGTTGTACGTTCCAGAAAGGGCGGTTTAGTAAGCTGTATGGTGACCTAACACGAGTAGATGCTCGCGTGGACGTGTCCTCAGCTTCTGCTCTTGCTAAAAGAATCTTTGACGCAGTTAGAAGATCTTCAGGTAGTGACAAAACAGATGACACATTGGGTTCTCCCAGACTCAGCCTGATATTCCAGCAACAG GTTGCAGGTCCAATCGTTTTCAAAGTAGACTCGCAGTTTCAGCTAGGGAAGTATGGTGCAGAAATTGAGGATCTTATTTACAGTTTGAACTACTCGTTGAGGCTTCTTGAGTCTGGAAAAGTTGTGGCTTGGTATTCTCCAAAGAGAAAAGAAGGCATGGTCGAGCTTCGAGTTTTTGAGTTTTAG
- the LOC108844702 gene encoding LOW QUALITY PROTEIN: acyl carrier protein 1, mitochondrial (The sequence of the model RefSeq protein was modified relative to this genomic sequence to represent the inferred CDS: inserted 1 base in 1 codon), giving the protein MALRTAVLRHLRVPVXGSNQSQIGFLGSIRAFSSHDDHLSKQDVVDRVLDVVKCFPKVDPAKVTPEVHFQKDLGLDSLDTVEIVMAIEEEFKLEIPDKEADKIDSCPLAIEYVFNHPMSS; this is encoded by the exons ATGGCACTGAGAACTGCAGTCCTTCGTCACCTTAGGGTTCCCG ACGGATCGAACCAGTCTCAAATTGGGTTCCTTGGTTCGATCCGTGCTTTCTCTTCTCACGATGACCATCTCAGCAAGCAGGATGTCGTCGACAGAGTTCTCGATGTTGTCAAGTGCTTCCCTAAAGTCGATCCAGCTAAG GTGACTCCTGAAGTTCATTTCCAAAAGGATTTGGGATTAGATAGTTTGGACACGGTGGAGATAGTGATGGCTATTGAAGAGGAGTTCAAGCTTGAGATCCCAGACAAAGAAGCTGACAAGATCGACTCTTGCCCTCTTGCCATTGAATACGTTTTCAACCATCCCATGTCTAGCTGA
- the LOC108846068 gene encoding ras-related protein RABH1b — translation MAPVSALAKYKLVFLGDQSVGKTSIITRFMYDKFDNTYQATIGIDFLSKTMYLEDRTVRLQLWDTAGQERFRSLIPSYIRDSSVAVIVYDVASRQSFLNTTKWIDEVRTERGSDVIVVLVGNKTDLVDKRQVSIEEAEAKARELNVMFIETSAKAGFNIKALFRKIAAALPGMETLSSTKQEDMVDVNLKSSNANASLAQQQSGGCSC, via the exons ATGGCTCCGGTCTCTGCACTGGCCAAGTATAAGCTGGTGTTTCTGGGAGATCAATCCGTGGGGAAGACGAGTATCATCACTCGATTCATGTACGACAAATTCGACAACACTTACCAG GCCACAATTGGTATTGATTTTTTGTCAAAGACAATGTACCTCGAAGATCGGACTGTTAGACTGCAGTTGTG GGATACGGCAGGGCAAGAGAGATTCAGGAGTCTTATTCCGAGCTATATTAGGGATTCTTCTGTCGCTGTTATTGTCTATGATGTTGCTA GCAGGCAATCCTTCCTAAACACTACTAAGTGGATCGATGAGGTTAGGACAGAGCGTGGTAGTGATGTCATAGTTGTGCTTGTGGGAAATAAAACCGACCTTGTCGACAAAAG GCAAGTGTCAATAGAGGAAGCAGAAGCCAAGGCTCGTGAGCTTAATGTAATGTTTATCGAAACCAGTGCCAAAGCAGGCTTCAACATAAAG GCGCTTTTCCGCAAGATCGCAGCAGCTTTGCCCGGCATGGAAACACTGTCTTCGACAAAGCAAGAGGATATGGTTGATGTTAATCTCAAGTCTTCCAACGCCAATGCATCTTTGGCTCAGCAGCAATCAGGAGGATGTTCTTGTTAA